The DNA segment GTCGAGCAAAGGTCAAAAACCGCGACAGATTTTAGAGCAGTAAATACAACTTCGTGCTGACTCTTCAGACATGAAAACCCCGGCGATGAGCCGGGGTTTTCTATAGTTTTAAAGTCACTTGATGTTATTTCAACAGCACAACTTTGATAGACTCGGTGACGAGGTCATCGTGTGCAACGATGAAGTAGATGCCGCTGGCAAGTTCGGCGGAGACCGTGAACGAATAGCTTCCGCCAAGCATTGGACCGGAATACAGTTCGGCGACTTCCTGACCGAGAACGTTGTGCATCGCGAGACGGAATGCATTCCCCGTGAATCCGGCAAGCGACAGGGTGAACGCATTATTGAATGGATTTGGGAAAACAGCTTGCAAATCCCACGTTCCGACGACGGGTCGGACGGGCTCAGGTCTGATTGCGGACGGTTGGGTCGTATCGGGTGGTGCGGTCAGCCACGGAATGAACGTCACGGAATCGCTGAGCAGCGTGTCGCCTTGACCGGTTGGATTTAGCGTCGGATGATACGGCCCGCTCTCGTGACCCCA comes from the bacterium genome and includes:
- a CDS encoding T9SS type A sorting domain-containing protein, with product WGHESGPYHPTLNPTGQGDTLLSDSVTFIPWLTAPPDTTQPSAIRPEPVRPVVGTWDLQAVFPNPFNNAFTLSLAGFTGNAFRLAMHNVLGQEVAELYSGPMLGGSYSFTVSAELASGIYFIVAHDDLVTESIKVVLLK